A region of Oncorhynchus kisutch isolate 150728-3 linkage group LG29, Okis_V2, whole genome shotgun sequence DNA encodes the following proteins:
- the LOC109874203 gene encoding arf-GAP with Rho-GAP domain, ANK repeat and PH domain-containing protein 1 gives MSAPLGPDMPVPVPKPRTRYKRAGGSPQIQLSCDRDLIHDTPDTGIHSRGIPPANDLLAEKEDNPAIILNKPAITSPAEQNPSQCNFLLFRSDSGVTPVLDSNGLCPSVWLSFSPHSPAADTDPYVSLAKDTDPYFSPAVDTDPYVSPAADPDRYVSPAVDTDPYVSPAADTDPYVSPAADTDPYVSPAADTDPYVSPAADTDPYVSPAADTDPYVSPAADTDPYVSPAADTDPYVSPAADTDPYVSPAADTDPYVSPAADTDPYVTDVADWEKCPGSESSNDDDAVTEEIKNPSHMNNVASGHVCIGVVPSGKPPVEKESMQTRPLKQKIPRAATIRVSRRKQAAASGGATQAAESSRRENVVSRSSWLDVWKGRRHNVLWATLDGPLVSFWKKRTDKFTDLVFHVSSITNVCKQDKGRFSLYFCKKHFEFMAHNKAVQEGWVTSLLASRGWDPPAPPEQHGALTMKDPRSNRVYAAICGHNLWIYNNKEDFQLGVGLTYVSMNVASVKQTGRHNFSLITPYKTFNFSTDSSRELAVWLGSLNQVIVSALSCSEVAHRLWASPWNKVCADCGSANPEWASVNLLVVVCEACAGQHRSLGIHVSKVRSLKLDSKVWTEPLILLFVYYGNKAANDVWGHNVPGAEQILPDSSVDQRGDFIRAKYTKGRYRFTHPLASSQRLLNQRLCEVVCGPNVPETMSLLCSGARVLCHSGDSQCPTPISLAERAGQAMQTELLRHNEYTDAPAYVHQVTGSLLGTSDPPSAAGEEELHGKLEEDRFLFSQENDSAACDVLDLREVISIFHSSNGSTHEFEMVTLTDELVCNADTEEGLLNHLLHILRVVLPGPIDEEELDGVFAVSRVSLREGGGLQHTEVWAVLRGGQVLVYPTDQQRHRERLTLNPKTQYKIDSSENTIELVTGERTMSMQFERDHSCQSWHSLLKRAVTTKRKQRPSLYELPPNAIGNVPPAIERCISHITQYGLKVDGLYRRCGLATKVSSLVEALSRSPKTAPLEKDEQGLLDAAGALKQYVRQQVVLIPQTQRELWVKAAAHTEENLRLATYRRLLKKLPPDNRITLNALCGHFYIVQLYSVENRMTAQNLALVFVPTLFQELAMNTNMVRLTRELIIHHTLIFLGKEQESDMENEELITKL, from the exons ATGTCTGCCCCCCTCGGTCCAGACATGCCTGTGCCAGTACCTAAACCAAGGACTCGCTACAAGCGGGCTGGAGGGAGCCCACAGATCCAACTCTCTTGTGATCG GGATTTGATACACGATACACCTGACACAGGAATTCATAGCAGAG GTATTCCACCCGCAAATGATTTGCTGGCAGAAAAGGAAGACAACCCTGCCATTATCCTAAATAAGCCTGCCATTACCAGCCCAGCGGAACAGAATCCAAGCCAGTGTAACTTCCTTCTCTTCAGATCTGATTCTGGAGTGACTCCAGTACTGGACAGTAATggactctgtccatctgtctggttGTCCTTCTCTCCACACAGTCCGGCTGCGGATACTGACCCCTACGTCAGTCTGGCTAAGGATACTGACCCCTACTTCAGTCCGGCTGTGGATACTGACCCCTACGTCAGTCCGGCTGCGGATCCTGACCGCTACGTTAGTCCGGCTGTGGATACTGACCCCTACGTCAGTCCGGCTGCGGATACTGACCCCTACGTCAGTCCGGCTGCGGATACTGATCCCTACGTCAGTCCAGCTGCGGATACTGACCCCTACGTCAGTCCGGCTGCGGATACTGACCCCTACGTCAGTCCAGCTGCGGATACTGACCCCTACGTCAGTCCGGCTGCGGATACTGACCCCTACGTCAGTCCGGCTGCGGATACTGACCCCTACGTCAGTCCGGCTGCGGATACTGACCCCTACGTCAGTCCGGCTGCGGATACTGACCCCTACGTCAGTCCGGCTGCGGATACTGACCCCTACGTCACTGACGTAGCTGACTGGGAAAAATGCCCTGGATCTGAATCGTCCAATGATGACGATGCCGTTACTGAAGAAATAAAGAACCCATCCCACATGAACAA TGTGGCGTCAGGGCATGTTTGTATTGGTGTTGTCCCCAGCGGGAAACCTCCTGTGGAAAAAGAGTCTATGCAGACCAGACCTCTCAAACAGAAGATCCCACG TGCGGCCACCATCCGTGTCAGCAGGAGAAAACAGGCAGCAGCGAGCGGTGGTGCTACCCAGGCAGCAGAGTCCTCTCGTAGGGAGAATGTGGTGTCCCGATCCAGCTGGCTAGATGTATGGAAGGGCCGCAG GCACAATGTTCTGTGGGCCACGCTGGATGGACCGTTGGTATCATTTTGGAAGAAACGCACA GACAAGTTCACAGACCTAGTGTTCCATGTGTCAAGCATCACCAACGTCTGCAAGCAGGACAAAGGACGCTTCTCCCTTTACTTCTGCAAGAAACACTTTGAGTTCATGGCGCACAACAAAG CGGTGCAGGAGGGCTGGGTGACGTCCCTCCTGGCCTCTCGTGGATGGGACCCCCCAGCCCCTCCGGAGCAGCATGGAGCCCTGACCATGAAGGACCCTCGCAGCAACAGAGTGTACGCGGCCATCTGTGGACACAACCTATGGATCTACAACAACAAAGAG GACTTCCAGTTGGGGGTTGGGCTGACCTATGTGTCCATGAACGTGGCGTCAGTGAAGCAGACTGGCCGTCATAACTTCAGCCTCATCACACCGTACAAAACCTTCAA TTTCTCCACAGACTCATCGAGGGAGCTGGCGGTGTGGCTGGGGAGTCTGAACCAGGTCATTGTCAGTGCCCTGTCATGCAGTGAGGTGGCCCACCGACTCTGGGCCAGCCCATGGAACAAAGTGTGTGCCGACTGTGGCAGTGCCAACCCCGAGTGGGCCTCAGTTAACCTGCTGGTGGTCGTCTGTGAGGCCTGTGCAG GTCAGCATCGCTCTTTGGGCATCCATGTCTCCAAAGTGAGAAGCCTGAAGTTGGACAGTAAAGTGTGGACTGAACCTTTGATTCTG CTATTTGTCTATTATGGGAACAAAGCAGCCAATGATGTATGGGGTCACAATGTGCCGGGTGCAGAGCAGATCCTGCCAGACTCCTCTGTGGATCAGAGGGGGGACTTCATCAGGGCCAAGTACACCAAGGGCCGATACAGATTCACCCATCCTCTAGCCTCCAGCCAGAGACTGCTCAACCAG AGGCTGTGTGAGGTGGTGTGTGGCCCTAATGTCCCAGAGACCATGTCATTGTTGTGCTCGGGGGCCCGGGTCCTGTGCCACTCAGGGGACTCTCAGTGCCCCACGCCCATCTCCCTGGCAGAGCGGGCTGGACAGGCCATGCAGACGGAGCTGCTCAGACACAACGAGTACACAG ATGCCCCTGCCTATGTTCATCAGGTCACAGGGTCTCTGCTGGGCACCTCTGACCCTCCTTCTGCTGCAG gagaggaggagctccATGGGAAGTTGGAGGAGGACCGCTTCCTGTTCTCCCAGGAGAATGACTCTGCAGCCTGTGATGTTCTGGACCTGAGGGAGGTCATCTCCATTTTCCACAGCTCCAACGG ATCGACTCATGAGTTTGAAATGGTGACTCTGACGGACGAGTTGGTATGCAATGCTGACACTGAAGAGGGTCTACTGAATCACCTGCTTCATATTCTCAGG GTGGTGTTGCCCGGGCCCATAGATGAGGAGGAGCTGGATGGGGTGTTTGCTGTGTCCCGGGTGtctctgagggagggaggaggcctGCAGCACACTGAGGTCTGGGCAGTGCTCCGTGGAGGTCAGGTCCTCGTCTATCCTACTGACCAGCAGCGCCACAGAGAGAGGCTAACACTCAACCCTAAGACTCAATACA AGATAGATTCCTCTGAGAACACCATAGAGCTGGTCACTGGAGAGAG AACCATGTCCATGCAGTTTGAACGAGACCACAGCTGTCAGTCCTGGCACAGCCTACTGAAACGGGCAGTGACCACAAAGAGGAAGCAGCGCCCATCACTGTACGAGCTGCCACCCAACGCCATTGGCAATGTGCCCCCTGCCATTGAGAGGTGTATCTCACACATCACACAATATG GCCTGAAGGTGGATGGACTTTACCGGCGCTGTGGCTTGGCCACTAAGGTCAGCAGTCTGGTGGAAGCCCTCAGCAGATCACCTAAAACTGCCCCTCTGGAGAAAGATGAACAGGGTCTCCTGGATGCTGCAGGGGCCCTGAAGCAGTATGTCCGCCAGCAGGTGGTGCTCATCCCTCAGACACAAAGGGAACTGTGGGTCAAGGCTGCAG CCCACACAGAAGAGAACCTTAGACTGGCTACCTACCGCAGACTCCTGAAGAAGCTGCCCCCTGACAACAGAATCACACTCAACGCCCTGTGTGGACACTTCTACAT AGTTCAGCTGTACAGTGTAGAGAACCGTATGACAGCTCAGAACCTGGCGCTGGTGTTTGTCCCAACACTGTTCCAGGAGCTGGCCATGAACACAAACATGGTGCGCCTCACCAGAGAACTCATCATACACCACACACTCATCTTCCTG GGTAAAGAACAAGAGTCTGACATGGAGAATGAAGAACTCATAacaaaattatag